The genome window AGCCAGAGCCGAGATGGCCGGCATGGGTTGCCGAGCCGAGATGGCCTGCAGCCGATCTCAGCTCGCCGAGGGCACCGGCGTCGGCGGGCACGGCGGCGATGGAGTAGAGCCAATGGAAGAGCAGTTGGCTGGCACTCACCCCGGAGGCCAGGCGCCACCAGGACAGCCGGCGCCCGGCCAGGGCCGTACAGAGGGGGCCGGCCAGCGCGAGGGTGAGGATCCAGACGATCGGTGCCGGCCCGGCGTCGTGCAGGTGGTCTGCGACGTGGCCGTGTGCGGGCAGATCAGCCGAGCGTGAGGCGACGGACGCAAGGGTGTGCGATCCTGCGGCCCAGAGGGTGGCGACGACGGCGGCCGCCCAGCCGCGCAGCAACCGGGCGGGGCCACGCACGGGGGCGGGGTTGGGCACAGGGTAGCGAGCAGGGTGTGTGGCCACCGTGCACCTCCCTGGCGTCGAGCGCTTGGACCGACCTCTATGCTACGCGGATTCTACTGGGTGTAGAAAACCGCGAGGCCGGGATGCAGGCCGGCCACGCGGGGTCGAGGGGTTAACCGACGAAGGCGCCCCACTGTGTGGAGCGCCTTCGTCGATGGCCGGTCGCGGGACCCGTGAGGGCCACGTCCGCGGCCGTACTGGATCACTTGCCGGTGGCTGCAGCCTTCAGCTTGGAGCCAGCGGAGATCTTGACCGAGTGGCCGGCCGGGATCTGGATGGTCTCGCCGGTCTGCGGGTTGCGGCCGGTGCGGGCAGCGCGGTCGGTGCGCTCGACGGCGAGCCAGCCGGGGATGGTGACCTTCTCGCCCTTGGAGACCTGGGCGGAGAAGATCTCGAAGACGGCATCCAGCACGCCGTTCACGGCGGCCTGGGAGTTGCCGGTCTTCTCGGCGGCGGCGGCGACAAGTTCACTGCGGTTCATAGCCATGTGTCCTCCTGGACTTCGATGGTGGTTTCCGTTGGCCCGAACCGGTCAGATCCGGGCACGTGCTTCGAAAGCTACCACCCGGAAGCGCGGAAACACGCCATGGAAGCCTGCAAACACGCGGATTCTGGGGGAATTCCCACAAATTTCCGCCTCCAGGGCCCCTCCCGGCGGCAAAGGACCCTCTCCGCAGAGGAGAGGGCCCTTCGTCTTGTGGGGCATGACCAGCGCGGCTCGGAGCCTCCGGGGGTGGTCCCTGCTGGTCAGGAGGCGCGGTTCTGCAAAGCGAGGGCGAAAACGGCCGAAGGGGTGGCAGACCTCACGGTCTGCCACCCCTTCGGATGGTGTGTTTGGCGCCGGAAGGCACCGTCACCGGGCCAGAGGCCGGCGGGCTGTCACCGGATCGACGTCACCAGGACGACTTGGTGATGCCCGGCAGCTCGCCACGGTGGGCCATGTCGCGGAAGCGGACACGGGAGATGCCGAACTTCTGGAAGGTACCGCGCGGGCGGCCGTCGATGGCATCGCGGTTGCGGACACGCACCGGGGAGGCGTTGCGGGGAAGCTTCTGCAGGCCCACGCGGGCGGCCTCGCGCGCGTCATCGGAAGCGTTCGGGTCGACCAGGGTCTTCTTCAGCTCCAGGCGCTTCTCGGCATAGCGGGCAACGATGACCTTACGCTGCTCATTCTTGGCAATCATGGATTTCTTGGCCATGCCTCAGCGCTCCTCTCGAAATTCGACGTGCTGGCGTGCAACCGGATC of Citricoccus sp. K5 contains these proteins:
- a CDS encoding HU family DNA-binding protein, which gives rise to MAMNRSELVAAAAEKTGNSQAAVNGVLDAVFEIFSAQVSKGEKVTIPGWLAVERTDRAARTGRNPQTGETIQIPAGHSVKISAGSKLKAAATGK
- the rpsN gene encoding 30S ribosomal protein S14; this translates as MAKKSMIAKNEQRKVIVARYAEKRLELKKTLVDPNASDDAREAARVGLQKLPRNASPVRVRNRDAIDGRPRGTFQKFGISRVRFRDMAHRGELPGITKSSW